A single genomic interval of Halobacillus halophilus DSM 2266 harbors:
- a CDS encoding sirohydrochlorin chelatase, whose translation MSSSSGLKRRKNMQAVLYVSHGSRVEETRSEAVACIEKAQAHVNVPLYKICYLEIASPNVADGVEELVQNGASEIAVVPVLLLSAGHYYKDLPEEIKHMQERFPSITFTYGKPLGVQDRLVDVLVDRIESTTTLQNSPLNLLLVGRGSRKPETKRDIESIANKLKSKTNASNVDVCYLAACGPTFQEGLETSLSRAGEGAIVVPYLWFTGLLIRSMQERIDELKAAGHSIEMTHYLQDHPGIVEALADRVKEALQNKESFPVLS comes from the coding sequence ATTTCATCAAGTAGTGGGCTAAAGAGGAGGAAAAATATGCAGGCCGTATTATACGTAAGTCATGGAAGTCGAGTCGAAGAAACAAGAAGCGAAGCAGTCGCCTGTATCGAGAAAGCGCAGGCCCATGTGAACGTTCCCTTATACAAAATCTGTTACCTGGAGATTGCTTCTCCTAATGTCGCGGATGGAGTAGAGGAACTGGTTCAAAACGGGGCTTCTGAAATTGCTGTCGTTCCTGTGCTTCTTCTGTCAGCGGGTCATTACTATAAGGATCTTCCAGAAGAAATCAAGCATATGCAGGAGCGCTTTCCTTCCATCACCTTTACGTATGGGAAACCGCTCGGCGTACAGGACCGGCTGGTTGATGTCCTGGTTGACCGTATTGAATCCACCACAACATTACAAAATTCTCCATTGAATCTTCTTTTAGTGGGCAGAGGCAGCCGCAAGCCGGAAACGAAGCGTGATATTGAATCCATTGCAAACAAACTGAAAAGTAAAACCAATGCTTCAAACGTCGACGTCTGCTATTTGGCTGCATGTGGTCCCACGTTTCAAGAAGGGCTGGAGACTTCTCTAAGCCGAGCAGGGGAAGGGGCGATTGTCGTTCCCTATTTATGGTTTACGGGACTGTTGATCCGTTCTATGCAGGAGAGAATCGATGAGCTTAAGGCTGCAGGTCATTCGATCGAAATGACTCACTATTTACAGGATCACCCTGGAATAGTAGAGGCGCTCGCAGACCGGGTGAAGGAAGCATTACAGAACAAGGAATCGTTTCCGGTCCTGTCCTAA
- a CDS encoding NAD(P)-binding protein gives MAFAPLMVQLENRRAVIIGGGKVACKRARTLIESGAQVTVVSPHLTSELSVMAEDSVVAWKKKLFQPKDIKDAYIVVIATNNELVNEQVWQSSSRVPLVNVTGEAERGNLQFPGHIKRGRLSIAVSTGGASPKLASRMKEELEQKYDHTYEDYVDFLYTCRLYIKRSRLSSEEKQETLKQLVEEDYREEAKQHIMLEWLKQKTEGGDDDE, from the coding sequence ATGGCATTCGCACCGCTGATGGTCCAGCTGGAAAATCGCAGGGCCGTCATTATTGGAGGGGGAAAGGTGGCTTGTAAACGAGCCCGTACATTAATTGAAAGCGGGGCGCAGGTTACCGTTGTGAGCCCTCACTTAACTTCTGAACTGAGTGTCATGGCAGAGGACTCCGTAGTGGCATGGAAGAAAAAGCTCTTCCAGCCAAAGGATATTAAAGATGCTTACATAGTGGTGATTGCGACCAATAACGAACTGGTGAATGAACAGGTATGGCAGTCTTCCTCCAGGGTTCCGCTCGTAAATGTCACAGGCGAGGCGGAACGAGGCAACCTTCAGTTTCCGGGTCATATTAAACGCGGGAGACTGTCGATCGCAGTTTCGACGGGAGGAGCAAGTCCCAAGCTTGCCTCACGAATGAAAGAGGAACTCGAACAGAAGTACGATCATACTTATGAGGACTACGTTGACTTCTTATATACATGCCGCCTGTACATTAAACGATCCCGTCTTTCGAGTGAAGAGAAACAGGAAACCCTTAAACAGCTCGTCGAGGAGGATTATAGGGAGGAAGCGAAGCAGCACATAATGCTGGAATGGCTTAAGCAAAAAACGGAAGGAGGGGATGACGATGAGTGA
- a CDS encoding uroporphyrinogen-III synthase translates to MSELQGKRVAVAADRRAEEIGTLIRNFGGEPVVYSIQGKMNLDESTSAGNVRDLIAGSFDWVILTTGIGARTLADSAHKNELHEDFIEKLRTSRLAIRGKKTTDWMKEHQLKPELLAADGTMAELMKELRAAPERGSVFLQAYNLDDAKWKSTLEEMGHEVYLSQPYSFEKPKTAHLQELKMEIFDQSVEAVVFTSKTQVKNLFEDTEDQETLIHKFNDQVLAVAVGKVTAKELEDQGITEVLQPENQKMGAMVVKLNQYFKQLTQSY, encoded by the coding sequence ATGAGTGAACTGCAAGGAAAGCGGGTGGCCGTAGCAGCTGATCGAAGAGCGGAAGAAATCGGAACACTGATCCGGAATTTTGGCGGAGAACCAGTGGTGTATTCTATTCAGGGAAAAATGAACCTGGATGAATCCACAAGCGCTGGAAACGTCCGCGATTTGATCGCCGGTTCATTTGATTGGGTGATCTTAACGACAGGAATCGGAGCCAGAACGCTTGCCGACTCGGCTCATAAGAATGAGTTGCACGAGGATTTTATAGAAAAATTAAGAACCAGCCGACTGGCCATACGTGGGAAGAAGACGACGGACTGGATGAAAGAACATCAACTTAAGCCCGAACTACTGGCTGCTGATGGGACGATGGCTGAACTGATGAAGGAATTGAGAGCGGCGCCGGAACGAGGAAGCGTATTTCTTCAAGCCTATAACCTTGACGATGCGAAGTGGAAATCGACCCTGGAAGAGATGGGGCATGAGGTTTATCTCTCTCAGCCTTACTCCTTTGAAAAACCGAAAACAGCCCATCTTCAGGAATTAAAAATGGAGATTTTTGACCAATCTGTCGAAGCGGTTGTATTTACAAGTAAAACGCAAGTAAAAAATTTATTTGAGGATACCGAAGATCAGGAAACCTTAATTCACAAGTTTAATGACCAGGTACTGGCGGTTGCGGTTGGAAAAGTAACAGCAAAAGAGCTGGAAGATCAGGGAATTACTGAAGTTCTCCAGCCGGAAAATCAGAAAATGGGTGCCATGGTAGTTAAACTGAATCAATACTTTAAACAGCTGACCCAAAGTTATTAA
- a CDS encoding assimilatory sulfite reductase (NADPH) flavoprotein subunit codes for MPLEVMNSPFNQDQADLLNRLLPTLNEKQKIWLSGYLSSAATEADTAVQVPETGGQTQETTVEATREITILFGSHTGNCQALADEYAGKLKEQDYQVTVSSMDDFKPKALKKVEDLLVLTSTHGDGDPPDNALSFYDFLFSKRAPKLDGVRFSVLSLGDSSYEFFCQTGKDIDQKLEELGAERIYPRVDCDLDFEEPAGEWFDGVLALLNEQKAGSGSQAPSATSQSVQADDTPVYSRAHPFHAEILENINLNGRRSNKETRHLELDLEGSNLSYEPGDSLAIFPENDESLVDQLIKEMGWNPEESVPINKDGEIRSVREALLSTYETTCLTKPLLEKAQTLTDNEQLTELLEDSEQWKAYIYGRDLLDFVQDFGPWKGTVHDFIGILRKIPVRLYSIASSQAANPDEVHLTIGALRYEAHGRQRLGVCSIQCAERASHGDQLSVFVQKNPNFKLPENPEAPVLMIGAGTGVAPYRSFLEEREETEAPGKNWLFFGEQHFVSDFLYQVEWQRWLNEGVLTNMDVAFSRDNEEKVYVQHRLLEKSAEVYQWLQDGTYVYVCGDEKYMAKDVHEALITIAEKEGNMSREDAESYIDNLRKEKRYQRDVY; via the coding sequence TTGCCATTAGAGGTTATGAACAGCCCATTTAATCAGGATCAAGCCGATCTGTTAAACCGTTTACTGCCGACGTTAAATGAAAAGCAGAAGATATGGCTGAGCGGTTATTTATCCAGTGCAGCAACAGAAGCTGATACGGCCGTCCAAGTCCCGGAAACGGGCGGGCAGACACAAGAAACAACAGTGGAAGCGACAAGAGAGATTACCATTTTATTCGGATCTCATACTGGCAATTGCCAGGCCTTAGCGGATGAATACGCAGGCAAATTAAAAGAGCAGGACTATCAAGTCACGGTTTCATCTATGGATGATTTTAAACCGAAAGCCCTAAAAAAAGTGGAAGACCTGCTCGTGCTTACGAGTACTCATGGAGATGGGGATCCGCCGGATAATGCTCTTTCTTTCTACGATTTTCTATTCAGCAAACGTGCCCCGAAACTTGACGGTGTGCGATTCTCTGTTCTCTCCTTAGGGGACAGTTCATACGAATTCTTCTGTCAGACAGGCAAAGATATTGATCAGAAGCTTGAGGAGCTCGGAGCAGAGCGCATTTATCCTAGAGTCGACTGTGACCTTGATTTTGAAGAGCCAGCGGGTGAATGGTTCGATGGTGTACTCGCTCTATTAAATGAGCAGAAGGCAGGCAGTGGCAGTCAAGCACCATCTGCCACTAGCCAGTCCGTCCAGGCAGACGACACACCAGTTTATTCCCGCGCCCATCCATTCCACGCTGAGATTCTGGAAAACATTAATTTGAATGGACGTAGGTCCAATAAAGAAACACGCCATCTGGAACTGGATCTGGAGGGATCGAATCTATCTTATGAACCCGGAGACAGCCTGGCGATCTTCCCGGAAAATGATGAATCGCTCGTCGATCAACTGATTAAAGAGATGGGATGGAATCCAGAGGAATCCGTTCCGATTAATAAAGACGGAGAAATTCGTTCCGTCAGAGAGGCGCTTTTGTCAACCTACGAAACGACTTGTCTAACGAAGCCATTGCTTGAAAAAGCGCAGACGCTGACGGATAACGAACAGCTGACGGAGCTGCTTGAGGATTCTGAGCAGTGGAAAGCCTATATTTACGGGCGGGATCTGCTTGATTTCGTGCAGGATTTCGGTCCTTGGAAAGGGACTGTGCATGACTTCATCGGCATCCTTAGAAAAATTCCTGTCCGTCTATATTCCATTGCGAGCAGCCAGGCTGCCAATCCAGATGAGGTTCATCTGACCATTGGTGCTCTGCGATATGAGGCCCACGGTCGGCAGCGTTTAGGTGTCTGCTCGATTCAGTGTGCTGAGCGCGCGAGTCATGGAGACCAGCTATCTGTTTTTGTTCAAAAAAATCCGAATTTCAAATTGCCGGAAAATCCTGAGGCGCCGGTGCTTATGATTGGAGCCGGCACAGGTGTTGCCCCGTACCGTTCATTCCTTGAAGAACGGGAGGAAACGGAAGCACCCGGCAAGAATTGGCTGTTCTTTGGTGAACAGCATTTCGTCAGCGATTTTCTATACCAGGTGGAGTGGCAGCGCTGGTTAAATGAAGGCGTACTAACGAACATGGATGTCGCTTTTTCACGTGATAACGAAGAGAAAGTTTATGTGCAGCACCGCCTGCTTGAGAAAAGCGCTGAAGTCTATCAATGGCTCCAGGACGGGACGTATGTGTATGTCTGCGGTGATGAAAAGTATATGGCAAAGGATGTTCATGAAGCTTTAATCACGATTGCTGAAAAAGAAGGAAATATGTCCCGTGAAGATGCGGAATCGTATATCGATAATTTAAGAAAAGAAAAACGTTACCAGCGCGATGTTTATTAA
- the cysI gene encoding assimilatory sulfite reductase (NADPH) hemoprotein subunit — MSKERDSQQHGPPSEMEGIKKESRYLRGSLVESLQNPITGSVPDSDTKLMKFHGSYMQDDRDLRQERKQQKLEPAYQFMTRVRLPGGVATPDQWLVMDEIANTYGNHTLKLTTRQTFQTHGVLKWNMKKQIQMINDSLMDTIAACGDVNRNVMCNANPYQSDIHGEIFEWSKKVSEHLLPRTQAYHEIWLDGEKVEDSKDEYEVEPIYGSLYLPRKFKIGIAVPPSNDIDVYSQDLGFIAIVENNELKGFNVAVGGGMGMTHGDTNTYPQVSRVIGFCEPEKIVDVAEKILTIQRDYGNRSERKNARFKYTVDRHGLDWVRQELHDRLGWELEEERSYMFDHNGDRYGWVEGDGLWHLTLFIQNGRIKDSEDNQVMTGLREIAKVHDGEFRLTPNQNVIIARVEEEKKQEIDELVEQYGLTDGRYNSALRRNSMACVAFPTCGLAMAESERYLPSLIDKMDDVIDEAGLQDEEIVIRMSGCPNGCSRPALSEIGFIGKGPGKYNMYLGGGFTGNRLNKLYKENIGEEEILGTIKPMLFEYAKERQENEHFGDYVIRAGYIEEVQSGLDFHS; from the coding sequence ATGAGTAAAGAAAGAGACAGCCAGCAGCATGGTCCTCCTAGTGAAATGGAAGGGATTAAGAAAGAAAGCCGGTATTTGCGGGGATCGCTTGTGGAGAGTCTGCAAAATCCGATTACGGGTAGTGTGCCAGATTCAGATACAAAACTTATGAAGTTCCACGGCAGTTATATGCAGGACGACCGGGATCTGAGGCAGGAGCGTAAGCAGCAGAAGCTTGAGCCTGCTTATCAATTTATGACGCGGGTTCGCTTACCGGGTGGAGTGGCGACTCCGGATCAGTGGCTGGTGATGGATGAGATTGCCAATACGTATGGCAATCATACGCTGAAGCTGACGACCCGGCAGACGTTTCAAACGCACGGCGTATTGAAATGGAATATGAAAAAGCAGATTCAAATGATCAACGATTCTCTGATGGATACGATTGCTGCCTGTGGGGACGTGAACCGGAATGTGATGTGCAATGCCAATCCGTATCAGTCGGATATTCATGGTGAGATTTTTGAATGGTCAAAAAAGGTAAGTGAGCACTTGCTGCCGCGCACGCAGGCTTATCATGAAATTTGGCTTGATGGCGAAAAAGTGGAAGACAGCAAGGATGAATACGAAGTCGAACCGATTTACGGCTCGCTTTATCTGCCGCGGAAGTTCAAGATCGGAATCGCGGTGCCGCCTTCCAATGACATTGATGTCTATTCCCAGGATCTTGGTTTTATTGCTATCGTGGAGAACAACGAACTGAAAGGCTTTAACGTGGCCGTCGGCGGTGGTATGGGCATGACTCATGGCGACACGAATACGTATCCGCAAGTGTCACGTGTGATCGGATTCTGCGAGCCTGAAAAAATCGTTGATGTGGCAGAGAAAATATTAACGATACAGCGTGACTACGGAAATCGGTCGGAAAGAAAAAATGCCCGGTTCAAATACACGGTGGATCGCCATGGACTTGACTGGGTGCGGCAGGAACTTCATGACCGCCTCGGCTGGGAGCTGGAAGAAGAGCGTTCTTATATGTTCGACCATAATGGCGACCGCTATGGCTGGGTCGAAGGCGACGGTCTGTGGCATCTGACCCTGTTTATCCAAAACGGCAGGATCAAGGACTCCGAGGACAACCAGGTTATGACGGGCCTTCGCGAAATTGCGAAAGTTCATGACGGCGAATTCCGCCTGACACCAAACCAGAACGTGATCATTGCCCGGGTCGAAGAAGAGAAGAAGCAGGAAATTGATGAGCTAGTGGAACAGTACGGCTTGACCGACGGGCGTTACAACTCCGCCCTGCGCAGAAATTCCATGGCTTGTGTCGCTTTTCCAACGTGTGGCCTTGCGATGGCGGAATCAGAACGCTATCTGCCATCCTTAATTGATAAAATGGATGATGTGATTGACGAAGCGGGTCTTCAGGATGAAGAAATCGTCATCCGGATGAGCGGCTGCCCTAACGGTTGTTCACGACCGGCGCTCAGTGAGATCGGTTTTATTGGAAAAGGACCTGGCAAATATAATATGTATTTAGGCGGAGGTTTCACAGGAAATCGCCTGAATAAACTGTACAAGGAAAACATTGGCGAAGAAGAGATTTTAGGCACGATCAAGCCGATGCTGTTCGAATACGCGAAAGAGCGGCAGGAGAATGAGCATTTCGGAGATTATGTCATTCGCGCCGGTTACATTGAGGAAGTGCAGTCTGGTCTCGATTTTCATTCTTAA
- a CDS encoding alpha/beta fold hydrolase, with amino-acid sequence MGKFIQVEQDVNVFVEDIGEGQPIVFIHGWPLNHKMFEYQMNMLPQQGYRFIGIDLRGYGQSDKPAFGYDYDTFAHDIKVVVEELKLENFFLLGFSMGGPISIRYATKYANNELAQLILAGAAAPSFTQRDGYPYGMNKEEVSGLIEAILYDRPAALTEFGSNFYYSQISEPLKEWFLGLALEASSYGTIASAESLRDEDLRDELSSINVPTLLLHGTNDEICDYQFSKQLEKGIDQATLVSFENSGHGLIYDQKEKFNEELLKLIK; translated from the coding sequence ATGGGTAAATTTATACAAGTAGAACAGGATGTTAATGTATTTGTAGAAGATATTGGCGAAGGACAGCCGATTGTTTTTATCCACGGCTGGCCATTGAACCACAAAATGTTTGAATACCAGATGAATATGCTGCCACAACAAGGCTACCGCTTCATCGGCATAGATTTGAGAGGGTATGGCCAGTCTGATAAACCAGCCTTTGGCTATGACTATGATACATTCGCTCATGATATCAAAGTGGTGGTTGAGGAATTGAAACTTGAGAACTTTTTCCTGCTAGGATTCTCCATGGGCGGTCCGATCAGTATCCGCTACGCAACGAAGTATGCGAATAACGAATTAGCTCAATTAATTCTGGCTGGCGCAGCTGCCCCAAGCTTCACCCAGCGTGACGGTTATCCATATGGAATGAATAAAGAAGAGGTTTCCGGCCTTATTGAGGCGATTCTCTATGATCGTCCTGCTGCCTTAACTGAATTCGGCAGTAATTTCTATTATTCCCAAATCTCAGAACCGCTTAAAGAATGGTTCCTTGGCCTGGCTCTTGAAGCTTCTTCCTATGGTACCATTGCAAGTGCTGAATCGCTTCGTGATGAAGATCTTCGCGATGAACTAAGCTCTATTAACGTTCCTACGCTGCTGCTGCACGGAACCAATGACGAAATCTGTGACTATCAATTTTCTAAACAATTAGAGAAAGGGATCGATCAAGCGACGCTTGTTTCCTTTGAAAACAGTGGTCATGGTTTGATTTACGACCAGAAAGAGAAGTTTAATGAAGAACTGCTTAAGTTAATTAAATAA
- a CDS encoding NAD(P)-dependent oxidoreductase encodes MSKPVIGFIGTGVMGKSMVRNLMKAGFPVQMFTRTKEKAEELLNEGAEWQENPAELAKEADIMITMVGYPSDVKEVYFGNDGIIHNAKEGSYLVDMTTSSPQLAEEIYEKAKERGLHAYDAPVSGGDTGAKQGKLTIMAGGEAEHFEKLLPVFQVMGENVVLQGPAGAGQHTKMCNQIAIASNMMGVVEAITYAETAGLDPKTVLQSIEFGAAGSWSLSNLGPRMIDDNFDPGFYVKHFIKDMEIAIQSADQMELPVPGLKLAKSLYDELSKVGGSNDGTQALYKYYKMKAEQ; translated from the coding sequence ATGTCAAAACCAGTGATTGGCTTTATTGGAACAGGCGTGATGGGGAAAAGTATGGTCCGCAATTTAATGAAGGCAGGTTTCCCTGTACAGATGTTTACACGGACGAAAGAGAAAGCTGAAGAATTGTTAAACGAAGGAGCAGAGTGGCAGGAAAATCCAGCGGAGCTTGCGAAAGAAGCAGATATCATGATTACGATGGTGGGCTATCCAAGTGATGTGAAAGAAGTGTACTTTGGTAACGATGGAATTATACATAATGCAAAAGAAGGCTCGTACTTAGTCGACATGACGACCTCTTCTCCACAGCTGGCCGAAGAGATATACGAAAAAGCAAAAGAGCGTGGTCTTCACGCGTATGACGCTCCGGTTTCTGGGGGAGACACGGGGGCCAAACAGGGAAAACTAACGATTATGGCGGGTGGAGAAGCTGAACATTTTGAAAAATTACTTCCTGTCTTTCAAGTGATGGGAGAGAATGTGGTGCTTCAAGGCCCTGCAGGAGCCGGACAGCATACGAAAATGTGCAACCAAATTGCCATTGCTTCCAATATGATGGGCGTGGTCGAAGCCATTACGTATGCTGAAACAGCCGGATTAGACCCGAAAACGGTGCTGCAGTCGATTGAGTTCGGAGCAGCGGGGAGCTGGTCGCTGTCCAACCTGGGACCGCGAATGATTGACGATAATTTTGACCCCGGCTTTTACGTGAAACATTTTATTAAAGATATGGAAATTGCCATTCAGTCAGCGGATCAGATGGAACTGCCGGTTCCCGGCCTTAAGCTTGCGAAGTCGCTTTATGACGAACTGAGTAAAGTAGGCGGCAGCAATGATGGAACACAGGCGCTCTACAAATACTATAAAATGAAGGCCGAACAATAA
- a CDS encoding DUF421 domain-containing protein has protein sequence MLFNGWSGVIRIIIMALTVYPALIFMLRISGKRTLSKMNMFDMVITVAIGSVVASVMLSNKMTIVEGLTGLGMLIILQFAVTWLEVRSEGFTSLIKGEPQLLLYQGQYMEKALKKERVKKDEVRQAIRAAGLASVEESEAVVLETDGTFSVIKHKHQNGQSSLKDVEGWERNKA, from the coding sequence ATGTTATTTAATGGGTGGAGCGGTGTGATACGAATCATTATCATGGCGCTCACCGTCTATCCAGCGTTAATTTTTATGCTGAGAATATCGGGGAAACGGACATTATCGAAAATGAATATGTTCGATATGGTCATTACAGTAGCGATTGGTTCGGTGGTCGCCTCGGTCATGTTATCGAACAAAATGACGATTGTAGAGGGGCTTACTGGACTGGGCATGCTGATTATACTTCAATTTGCCGTAACATGGCTTGAAGTCCGGTCCGAAGGTTTTACATCCCTCATTAAAGGAGAGCCTCAGCTGCTTCTGTATCAAGGACAGTATATGGAGAAGGCCCTAAAGAAAGAGCGCGTGAAGAAAGATGAAGTGAGGCAGGCGATTAGAGCTGCTGGGCTGGCATCCGTAGAAGAATCGGAAGCTGTTGTACTTGAGACGGATGGAACATTTTCCGTGATTAAACACAAACATCAAAACGGCCAAAGCTCCCTGAAAGACGTAGAAGGATGGGAAAGAAATAAGGCATAA